A genomic region of Neisseria cinerea contains the following coding sequences:
- a CDS encoding excinuclease, with product MKKILILSAAALMLAACQSGSAPKNAHMKSAGTPARESCKVIRGDTAGGGKNIIYRCSNGQAAINAAIADGALESGIPVSFSGGGVPVANGQGLVTRQAANGVGKSDSEACERALINAARKFQQTAGKLGGRGVTGFHSYFDKQPLQGGQYDCQAGSFHVRVVMRANVVR from the coding sequence ATGAAAAAAATCCTCATACTCTCCGCCGCCGCCCTTATGCTGGCAGCCTGCCAATCCGGCAGCGCACCTAAAAACGCACACATGAAATCTGCCGGCACACCGGCCAGAGAATCATGCAAAGTTATCCGCGGAGACACCGCAGGAGGCGGCAAAAACATCATTTACCGTTGTAGCAACGGTCAGGCGGCAATAAATGCAGCCATTGCAGACGGCGCATTGGAATCTGGGATTCCCGTCAGCTTCAGCGGCGGTGGCGTACCTGTTGCAAACGGTCAGGGCCTGGTTACCCGTCAGGCGGCAAACGGAGTAGGTAAATCCGACTCCGAGGCCTGTGAACGCGCCTTAATCAATGCCGCCCGCAAATTCCAGCAGACCGCAGGCAAACTCGGCGGACGCGGCGTTACCGGCTTCCACAGCTACTTTGATAAGCAACCGCTGCAAGGCGGACAATACGACTGTCAGGCAGGCTCGTTCCACGTCCGCGTGGTCATGCGCGCCAATGTCGTCCGTTAA
- a CDS encoding transferrin-binding protein-like solute binding protein, translated as MSNSSFKLSALAIACGLALSACSSGGGDAPSVKPTPTVPGASNPVPGQGGKVETPSSGQNGSSVPTPPGAGGSAGSESTTPPSHNHHEGGSAGSESTTPPSHNHHEGGSAGSESTTPPSHNHHEGGSAGSESTTPPSHNHHEGGSAGSESTTPPNHNHHEGSPTGGDTTQPPSADKAYDAAKAKFEESWGKGAKGNDYSAQQIDSKDEFLAGQKTELEGSTSAYKAAAKKAVEGKYATEADRKAAVKAAEEAKEKAGQYLSNIERTRKDAEQWKTSAEKALAEAEEMLKAKPDDATAKEYKEKAEALKIRADQFLKKYQTADAQALKTEAERLATEANATTVKTADTSTKPAPEAGDQDSGDQDSDDQDSDDQDSDDQDSDDQDSGSQGGASTHPANPKPSAPAASPLKTGELGEKYFYGEGEITKLVINGETIDLTVANERLSSRTQLWTDFGKIITSKGFENLIYGAAKLADGSYALFVQGKLSDSLPGGTATYKGDVLHFRSRNLTEGENWFSDGNTFRSAGSFTAEVNFAGKSLSGKINSGDGSYMGTQEFKGSLDGNRFTGTWKNGEKGSISGGFYGANAAEMAGRYSYVKDAPEKAGKWTNNSFGVFGGKKAQ; from the coding sequence ATGTCGAATTCATCATTTAAATTAAGCGCACTTGCCATTGCCTGCGGTCTAGCTCTTTCAGCTTGTAGTTCGGGAGGCGGAGATGCGCCAAGTGTTAAGCCTACCCCGACTGTTCCGGGTGCATCAAACCCGGTGCCTGGTCAAGGTGGAAAGGTTGAAACTCCTTCATCCGGTCAAAACGGTAGTTCGGTGCCGACCCCTCCAGGGGCTGGCGGTAGCGCAGGAAGCGAATCGACGACGCCTCCTAGTCACAACCATCATGAAGGCGGTAGCGCAGGAAGCGAATCGACGACGCCTCCTAGTCACAACCATCATGAAGGCGGTAGCGCAGGAAGCGAATCGACGACGCCTCCTAGTCACAACCATCATGAAGGCGGTAGCGCAGGAAGCGAATCGACGACGCCTCCTAGTCACAACCATCATGAAGGCGGTAGTGCAGGAAGCGAATCGACGACACCTCCCAATCACAACCATCATGAAGGAAGTCCGACAGGTGGCGATACAACCCAACCACCTTCAGCCGATAAAGCTTATGATGCAGCAAAAGCAAAATTTGAAGAATCATGGGGTAAAGGTGCAAAAGGCAATGATTATTCCGCCCAGCAAATCGACTCTAAAGATGAATTCTTAGCAGGTCAGAAAACGGAATTGGAAGGGTCTACCAGTGCATATAAAGCAGCAGCAAAAAAAGCGGTGGAAGGGAAATATGCCACAGAAGCAGACCGTAAGGCTGCAGTAAAAGCGGCAGAAGAAGCAAAAGAGAAAGCGGGGCAGTACCTCAGTAATATAGAGAGAACCCGTAAAGATGCCGAGCAGTGGAAAACGTCAGCCGAAAAAGCATTGGCTGAAGCGGAAGAAATGTTGAAAGCCAAGCCGGATGACGCTACTGCGAAGGAATACAAAGAAAAAGCTGAAGCATTGAAAATCCGTGCCGACCAGTTCTTAAAAAAATATCAGACTGCAGATGCGCAGGCATTGAAAACCGAAGCTGAGCGTTTGGCAACTGAAGCCAATGCTACCACAGTAAAAACTGCTGATACATCGACGAAACCCGCTCCTGAGGCAGGTGACCAAGACTCGGGCGATCAAGATTCGGATGATCAAGATTCGGATGATCAAGATTCGGATGATCAAGATTCGGATGACCAAGACTCAGGCAGCCAAGGAGGTGCGTCAACCCATCCTGCCAATCCCAAACCTTCAGCACCAGCTGCATCACCATTGAAAACCGGTGAGTTGGGTGAAAAATATTTTTACGGGGAAGGTGAAATCACGAAGCTGGTCATCAATGGCGAAACCATTGATTTGACAGTGGCTAATGAACGGCTGTCAAGTAGGACGCAGCTTTGGACAGACTTCGGTAAGATTATTACTTCAAAAGGTTTTGAAAATCTGATTTATGGTGCGGCTAAATTGGCAGATGGTTCATACGCACTCTTTGTGCAAGGAAAGTTGAGCGACAGTCTGCCCGGCGGTACGGCTACTTATAAAGGCGATGTATTGCATTTCCGTTCGCGCAACTTGACCGAAGGTGAGAATTGGTTTAGTGATGGTAATACATTCCGTTCAGCCGGTTCGTTTACTGCTGAGGTCAATTTTGCCGGTAAATCCCTGAGCGGTAAGATTAATAGTGGTGACGGATCGTATATGGGTACCCAGGAATTCAAGGGAAGCCTTGATGGCAACCGCTTTACCGGTACTTGGAAAAACGGTGAGAAAGGTAGCATCTCCGGAGGATTCTATGGTGCCAATGCTGCAGAAATGGCAGGTAGGTACAGCTATGTTAAGGATGCACCAGAAAAGGCCGGGAAATGGACAAATAACAGCTTCGGCGTATTTGGTGGTAAGAAAGCCCAATAA
- a CDS encoding biliverdin-producing heme oxygenase, translating to MSEAENQELTFAKRLKAETTGVHDSVDNLVMSVQPFSSKENYIKFLKLQSVFHKAVDHIYKDAELNKAIPELEYMARYDAVTQDLADLGDKPYEYGKPLPHETGNKAIGWLYCAEGSNLGAAFLFKHAQKLDYNGEHGARHLAPHPAGRGKHWRAFVEHLNALNLTPEAEAEAIQGAREAFAFYKVILRETFGLAADAEAPEGMMPHRH from the coding sequence ATGAGTGAAGCAGAAAACCAAGAGTTGACATTTGCCAAACGCTTGAAAGCAGAGACCACGGGTGTTCACGACAGCGTAGACAATCTCGTCATGTCTGTTCAGCCGTTTTCAAGTAAAGAAAACTACATCAAATTTTTGAAACTCCAATCAGTTTTCCATAAGGCTGTCGATCATATTTATAAAGATGCCGAATTGAACAAAGCCATTCCCGAACTGGAATACATGGCGCGATACGATGCCGTAACGCAAGACCTTGCAGATTTGGGCGACAAACCTTACGAATACGGCAAACCGTTGCCGCATGAAACCGGCAACAAAGCAATCGGCTGGCTTTACTGCGCGGAAGGTTCGAATCTCGGCGCGGCGTTTCTCTTTAAGCATGCGCAAAAACTCGATTACAACGGCGAACACGGCGCTAGACACCTTGCCCCCCATCCTGCCGGGCGTGGCAAACACTGGCGTGCCTTTGTCGAGCATCTGAATGCCTTGAACTTAACTCCGGAAGCCGAAGCAGAAGCCATCCAAGGTGCACGCGAAGCATTTGCCTTCTATAAAGTGATTTTGCGCGAAACCTTCGGTTTGGCCGCTGATGCCGAAGCACCGGAAGGAATGATGCCGCACAGGCATTGA
- a CDS encoding paraquat-inducible protein A has protein sequence MIAFRQPVRYRSCTDSLYGALPPHTVDCPECGCRVDVPQLDRGEAAFCPRCSYKLFRVSNHPFSGPPAYAAASLILMMFAYSMTYIRVDIPGATSILSLPEMVRLMVFQDYGFLAEVMFIPTFGAPILFLSLCLYVYTALIRGKAYPALRLATRVMVRLKQVMMVDVFFISTLVAYIKLSSVSEVTFGPAFYLMFLLSVMLIRTSVSVPQHWVYFQIERLTGNDAVQTASEDKTCCSRCLYFRNRYERPCSVCGADLYRRRPKSLSISSAFLTAAVILYFPANILPIMISSNPAATEVNTILNGITYMWNEGDRLIAAVIFSASILVPMLKIAAMSVLIAAARFALPAGAKKLSHLYRITEAVGRWSMIDIFVIIILMCSFHTNMARVVPGGAAAYFCLVVVLTMLSAYYFDPRLIWDRYASDGILLNETEKYD, from the coding sequence ATGATTGCTTTTCGCCAACCTGTCCGTTACCGCTCCTGCACCGACTCTCTTTATGGTGCCTTACCGCCGCATACGGTAGACTGCCCGGAATGCGGCTGCCGTGTGGATGTGCCTCAATTAGACAGGGGGGAGGCGGCATTTTGCCCACGCTGCAGCTATAAACTCTTCAGGGTAAGCAATCATCCTTTTTCCGGTCCGCCCGCTTATGCGGCGGCTTCCCTGATTCTGATGATGTTTGCTTATAGCATGACCTATATCCGGGTGGATATACCGGGTGCAACGTCTATTTTGTCCCTACCGGAAATGGTGCGCCTGATGGTGTTTCAGGATTACGGTTTTTTGGCGGAAGTGATGTTTATACCGACCTTCGGCGCACCGATTCTGTTTCTGTCGCTGTGCCTATACGTCTATACGGCACTGATACGGGGGAAGGCGTATCCCGCATTAAGGTTGGCAACGCGCGTAATGGTGCGCCTAAAGCAGGTCATGATGGTGGATGTGTTTTTTATTTCTACTTTGGTGGCATATATCAAGCTTTCATCCGTATCCGAGGTAACTTTCGGGCCTGCGTTTTATCTGATGTTCCTGCTGTCGGTCATGTTGATTCGGACATCGGTATCTGTTCCCCAACATTGGGTGTATTTCCAGATTGAACGGCTGACGGGCAATGATGCGGTTCAGACGGCATCGGAAGATAAAACCTGTTGCAGCCGTTGCCTGTATTTCCGCAACAGGTACGAACGCCCCTGCAGCGTGTGCGGTGCGGACCTGTATCGCCGGCGGCCGAAAAGTCTGAGTATTTCGTCGGCGTTTTTGACGGCTGCGGTTATTTTGTATTTCCCTGCCAATATCCTGCCGATTATGATTTCGTCCAATCCTGCCGCCACAGAGGTAAACACCATCCTTAACGGCATCACTTATATGTGGAACGAGGGTGACAGGCTGATTGCGGCGGTTATTTTCAGCGCGAGTATTTTGGTGCCGATGCTGAAAATTGCGGCAATGTCAGTTTTGATTGCGGCCGCCCGCTTCGCTTTGCCGGCGGGCGCAAAGAAATTGTCTCACCTCTACCGCATCACCGAAGCGGTCGGCCGCTGGTCGATGATTGATATTTTTGTGATTATTATCCTGATGTGTTCGTTCCACACCAATATGGCCCGCGTCGTACCAGGTGGCGCGGCCGCCTATTTTTGCCTCGTTGTGGTTCTGACCATGCTGTCTGCCTATTATTTCGACCCGCGCCTCATCTGGGACAGGTACGCCTCAGACGGCATTTTGCTCAATGAAACGGAAAAATATGACTGA
- the pqiB gene encoding intermembrane transport protein PqiB, translated as MTDNTSPQNGHTKARVRKNNTFLSAVWLIPLIALIAGGWLWVKEIRNRGPVVTLLMNSAEGIEVNKTVIKVLSVDVGRVTRIKLRNDQKGVEVTAQLNADVSDLIRSDTQFWVVKPRIDQSGVTGLGTLLSGSYIAFTPGKSDEAKDVFQVQDIPPIAAIGQSGLRLNLIGKNDRILNVSSPVLYENFMVGQVESAHFNPSDQSVHYTIFIQSPNDKLIHSASRFWLESGINIETTGSGVKLNSVPLPALLSGAISFDSPKTKNQHHVQNDDRFELYDNRREVENLPDDRSLYYTAFFKQSVRGLSAGSPVEYKGLNVGVVSDVPYFDRNDSLHLFENGWIPVRIRIEPSRLEINADEQSKEHWKQQFQTALNKGLTASISSNNLLTGSKMIELNDQPSASPKLRPHTVYAGDTVIATQGGGLDNLQAKVADLLDKFNNLPLDKTVAGLNGSLADLKSTLKSANAALSSIDKLVGKPQTQNIPNELNQTLKELRQTLQGVSPQSPIYGDVQNTLQSLDRTLKDVQPVINTLKEKPNALIFNSNSKDPIPKGSR; from the coding sequence ATGACTGACAACACCTCTCCTCAAAACGGGCATACCAAAGCACGCGTCCGTAAAAACAATACCTTCCTCTCCGCTGTCTGGCTGATTCCCCTGATCGCGCTGATTGCCGGCGGCTGGCTTTGGGTTAAGGAAATACGCAATAGGGGACCCGTAGTTACGCTGCTGATGAACAGCGCGGAAGGTATCGAAGTCAACAAGACAGTCATTAAGGTATTGAGCGTCGATGTCGGACGCGTTACCCGAATCAAACTGCGCAACGATCAAAAAGGTGTGGAAGTTACTGCCCAACTCAATGCGGACGTATCCGACCTCATCCGCAGCGATACCCAGTTTTGGGTGGTTAAACCGCGTATCGACCAAAGCGGCGTAACCGGTTTGGGTACGCTGCTTTCGGGTTCGTACATCGCTTTTACACCCGGGAAAAGCGACGAGGCAAAAGACGTGTTCCAAGTGCAGGACATTCCTCCGATTGCCGCTATCGGTCAAAGCGGCCTGCGCCTAAATTTGATCGGCAAAAACGACCGCATCCTCAACGTCAGCAGTCCCGTTTTGTATGAAAACTTTATGGTCGGCCAAGTAGAAAGCGCGCATTTCAACCCGTCCGACCAAAGTGTGCATTACACTATCTTCATCCAGAGCCCCAACGACAAACTGATTCATTCCGCCAGCCGTTTTTGGCTGGAAAGCGGCATTAATATCGAAACCACAGGCAGCGGTGTCAAACTCAATTCCGTCCCTCTGCCCGCATTGCTGTCAGGTGCGATTTCATTCGACTCCCCAAAAACAAAAAATCAACACCATGTTCAAAACGACGACCGTTTCGAGCTTTACGACAACCGCAGAGAAGTGGAAAACCTGCCTGACGACCGCTCGCTGTACTACACCGCGTTTTTCAAACAATCCGTACGCGGCCTGTCTGCCGGTTCGCCTGTCGAATACAAAGGCCTGAATGTCGGCGTGGTTTCCGATGTCCCTTATTTCGACCGCAACGACAGCCTGCATTTGTTTGAAAACGGCTGGATTCCCGTACGCATCCGTATCGAGCCTTCCCGTTTGGAAATCAATGCCGACGAGCAAAGCAAAGAGCATTGGAAACAACAATTTCAGACGGCCTTAAACAAAGGCCTGACCGCCAGCATCTCCAGCAACAACCTGCTGACCGGCAGCAAAATGATTGAGTTGAACGATCAGCCTTCCGCATCGCCTAAGCTGCGACCGCATACCGTTTATGCAGGCGATACCGTTATCGCGACCCAAGGCGGCGGTTTGGACAATTTGCAGGCAAAAGTGGCCGACTTGTTAGACAAATTCAATAATCTGCCATTGGATAAAACCGTTGCCGGCTTGAACGGTTCGCTTGCCGATCTCAAGTCCACACTCAAATCTGCCAATGCCGCCCTAAGCTCCATCGACAAACTGGTCGGCAAACCGCAGACACAAAACATTCCGAACGAGTTGAACCAAACCCTGAAAGAATTGCGTCAAACCCTGCAAGGCGTATCGCCTCAATCGCCTATCTACGGCGACGTACAAAATACGCTGCAAAGTTTGGACAGAACCTTAAAAGACGTTCAACCCGTGATTAATACTTTGAAAGAAAAACCCAACGCGCTGATTTTCAACAGCAACAGCAAAGACCCTATCCCGAAAGGAAGCCGATAA